taaatatgtaaatacaacaaACATTCTATTCTTATTGTTATACTTAACGTGCTGTTgttaaaatctataaaaaaaattaaaacatttaaatttctttattgcCATAactattatattgtaataaatataagtagttaaaataaatatgtttgcaaatTTAATAAGCAAATATTGTTTATTAACAAAGCAAGCAACACATACCAAAGCAAAGcatgaaaaacaaataacaactaTGAAGAAAATAGCTGAAAactttaaaacaacaaataatagcATATTTGTAGCGTAAAAAAACAactaatgcaaaaaaataaatatttaaataaaagcatattaagcgtaaaaaaacaaaaaaaagtaaagccAGTTTGTTTGACCCCGAATATACCTCCTTcttattaataaacaatttagtacatgtgcaaaaaaaattttttttttagtaactaTATGAAATGCTGCCTTTATGTACGCGTAAATACCGCGGCGTATGTATTTGCGGCAGTTGCTTTACGTAATCgttcaataaatttatattattattaattttaagccATTACTGCGCTGTATAAtttcaacatttaaaatttaataataccgTTAAAGGCTTGGCGAATgctatatgaaaaaaatatatttttgtgctaAAACGAGAAGATAATACTGAACATTTCTACCTACATAATTAATTCACACACTTTTATACTGTGCTctttaaaacatacatacaaattgcttactaaattataaaataaaattttttatattgtataaatataaataatatatacgtatatgtaagtacttgtattttttttttttttttgtaatggtTGAGGTAACAATTTCGTAGCGATCAAAGCCATTGGGTCAGCTTTGATCTATGGAATTGTGCGCCGAGACACACTTTTACTGCGTAAGTACTTATATGTACATtgaactttttgttttcatttacttAACTTACATAATTAAGTAAACAAAAGCATTTTCACTGCTGCAATTAAAtgtaattatacatatttaacataaattttttaagcgcaatatacatatactatgcaAGTACATTACCGTTTACTACACtcctttttgtatgtatttacttttacagttataaaaaaatgaacacaaaaattatttggtattaaattcattttgtttAATACGAACAAAAAAATACGGAAttaatggaaaaattaaaatgtcacTTTGGcactattaattatttttgaacattTATTAGCCTTAAGTaatagtttataataaaatttaattacgaCTTGCTAATGaactatacaaatatacatatgtgtgtatgagttgtacgtatatgtgtgcatatactaAATGCACAAGTATGTACTAAGAGATAAGAAGAAGCAAAAATTTCGCCATTTTACTGTTGTTCTTGCATTTCcttttaaacacaaaatttattaacaaaaagcaAGCGAGTTGTTGATCAACTTagcgtaaaaaatttatactaatagcaataaaaaaatacacgcATAACTGAATGTATCAGCTGCAACAAATaacaaacgcaaacaaaaacatATCTTTTTGGGCAAAAAGCAACGGAAATCTAGTGGTCTTATGTACGTAGATAGCaaagaaaatgttcaaaaattttaagaaagtaGCAAACGAATTTCAACTGAACTGGAGAGATTTACAAAAAACAGTTTAAATTCACAAAGAGTAAATAAATTGCTGCACTTTACCGCAGTACGAAAGTTTggtttgaaaacttttaataatttttgtgttttttaacaacatttaaatttttttctttggcattaaatattttttgaacaaaatttaatgatattttttttttttgtgacaaaatttaatcatttttttattttttgacaacatttaataattttaaaattgtgtactGCTGCATTTGCTGCAATTTCCTACTTACATTAATTTAGAGTTGTTGTAGAGGCGCGTGCAAAGCGCAggcataaatatttgttttggtaATGTAGACACTAAAAACTTGTAACAGTTTAAAAGCCAATGCAGCCAATTACATATAATGATTCTAACAATAGCATGTATTATTTGGTTTTCCCGACAAACAAGCACTATATCAAACACTTAATAAAACTTACCGCAACTACACGACACTTCGCAGCGGTTTAGAATACACTTGCTGTCACGGTTAACTTACgctgttaaaaaaaactttagttttcGTGGCAGCACTGCATAATAAAATTGTACGTTTAAACTTCCTTACACatattattactattacttaataaactaaatatttccACGCACTTCAGTTGAAATTCTAAGCATATGAAAAAGTCGAATATAATTTGTAAAGGACCGCCAACAACAGTGTGACAAATAGAAATGAAACGAAACACAAACAATACGAACCACTAAACACAGCGCAGACTAAACAGTGCAAATATCGATAAGTACACATATGAAAAGCTccactaatttattatacatttcAAATAGCAgctaatgaaaatttgttactaATTCAtagacacaacaacaataacagtcgTTAGCAAAAAGTAAACCATGCACTTTTAACAATGTTGTTCTTCCATAGCAGAACAATTTGAAATGCTCTGGGATCAAAGCCGATACCACCTAAAAAACACGAAACATATAACAAATAACTAAGGAAGTATAGCTCTAACTATCTACACTtaataaatctaaaattttattgaatttgttattaaaaatcgaATACTTACAACATAAAAAAGAGCGAAAATACGCGTTTGgtaatatataaagtttgcaaGTACATGCGAATTTTCCAACaattacaaattcaaataattggaactgaaaattgtatttttcgattttttatttttataataatttaattttttaactgtaTGCCCTTCTGGGACAAGCAAAAGAACTAATAGCGTTTACAAAAACTTAACGATAATCACAGTAACTAATGAAAATGCTGAATAAAGATTTCAAATAGCCATTGCATTAAGACAAAATGTcaatatataaaagaataaCACCTGAACGTACCACTATTGCAAGAAAACTATTTATAGTAAGAAGAATACAACTATTTTTGAAGACAAGCGTTACAAAACAAATGCAAGAAATAgtttagcaaaacaaaaaaaaaagttgttacataaatgaaatacaaactgcattacattaattttaatgtttttctgCTGAAATAAATGTAcctaagttttttattaatttcaaaagactgaattattgaaattgttattgtaacgcgcaagtttataattttaacagcattattgaaacaaaaattgtagttgaaatataaataaactaaaccaaatttgaaaatattggcAACTAAACGTAAAACAAGCTAAAAAGTGGAATCAATAaatgatatgtatgtactattattgaattattatacttacaaataataaaataaaaaacttaaattaattgaaatttaacaaattttaatactaCTTATACATTGCAATTGAATTCTATTGTATTACAGtcaaaatggaaaatttatgcAGTTTAATGTTAAAAGCTAACGCATATAttgacttaaaaatacatactaacataaaaaaatacaaatagttaaaaaatatttaacagaaCAACTTATGTAACTTACctatttaacaacaaaaataaagaagaaaaaactaccaatagcaaaaatattaaggaaattagtaacttgttataaaatatacaaaataaatactcATTAAACAAGttcttaaacaaaaattaaatgaaatgagaACGTGCAACTCATTAACGTACATTTTTCTTCATTTGATTTATGTGTTTATCACTTTGAATGAGATTTAAATCATTAAATACCTAAATTACTATTTGAAAGtaaaaagaagtaaaaaaaacttaaaaaaactaaaaaaataaataaaaaatttgtttgctaaCATTAAtgcttgttgttttattttagcGTTTCTTTTAACTAAAGATTACAACTAAAAGTCTACAAactcttatatataaataaatctgtTATATTGAAAGTGCTTCAATTTTCACAACAATTTTAGTTTCCATTTAACTTCCTACTTTTCATTTCCTTTTCCTAGAAATCGATATACAAACACCTATCGATATATTTTATCCACATTTGTAATTTCCTTTTTCTAAAATCGATATAAAACAACTTATCGATATATTCTCTCTACAGCATGACAGTTCTCTTACTACATGCCTTTCAAGTATATGCTTATAAGCAATAAACACAGCtcgaaaaatcattacttttgcATTGTTGGAGAATTTTCGTGGATTAAAAAGCATATTATTTCTCAATTAAAGCAAGGtacaaatatagaaattataCGAAATGTGcgtaataatacaataaaatcagtttatataatgaaataattgaAGTGTAAAGAAATACTAGTAAATAAGTTTTACAATAATACGCCCCTTTGATGAAAAAGTGAGCCTTCGTTGGCACTGAgtaacacatatttatatacgtacTCATGTACATGCGTATCCATAGATTTTTGTATACGCTCAACGTTTGTATAGACGTGCCGGAAGATATTGATTAAAAGCATATGAAGATTACTTAAAAGGTCTTATATGTAgtactaaattaaataattatttagttcCGCTTTCCTTTCATGCAGTTAAAATCATTCCCAAGACAACATGACTGACTCCAAGTATTTTACCACTACTAAGAAGGGTGAAATCTTTGAACTCAAATCCGAGTTGAACAATGACAAGAAAGAAAAGAAGAAGGAAGCGGTGAAGAAAGTATAGACATATAGCAAAAcaaaagaatattatatatacttaatattttCTATCAATATTTAAGGTCATCGCCAGCATGACGGTGGGCAAGGATGTATCTGCGCTATTTCCCGACGTCGTCAATTGCATGCAAACAGATAATTTGGAGTTGAAGAAGTTAGTATACTTGTATTTGATGAACTACGCAAAATCGCAGCCAGATATGGCAATTATGGCGGTTAATACTTTTGTGAAGGTAAATATACTATTGTATAAAAGACAgaatgtttttacttttatattacaATGCAGGATTGTGAGGATTCTAACCCGCTCATACGCGCATTGGCTGTGCGCACCATGGGTTGCATACGTGTCGATAAAATTACCGAATATTTATGCGAGCCACTACGCAAGTGCTTAAAAGATGAAGATCCTTACGTGCGCAAAACAGCTGCTGTATGTGTCGCCAAGCTTTATGATATCTCCTCCTCAATGGTAAatgcgcaaaatatttattttttatttgcaatatacTAATACACGCACATTAGGTTGAGGATCAAGGCTTCTTGGATCAGCTTAAGGATCTGCTCTCTGATTCAAACCCCATGGTTGTGGCTAACGCCGTTGCCGCACTAAGTGAAATCAATGAGGCCAGTCAGTCTGGCCAACCGTTGGTCGAAATGAACTCAGTaaccataaataaattactGACTGCGCTTAATGAGTGCACCGAATGGGGACAAGTATTTATACTGGACTCGCTGGCCAACTATAGTCCCAAAGATGAGCGTGAGGCTCAATCTATTTGCGAACGTATTACACCACGTTTGGCACACGCCAATGCAGCAGTGGTTTTGAGCGCTGTAAAAGTGCTAATGAAGCTGTTAGAAATGCTTTCAAATGATAGCGACTTCTGTGCAACGCTCACCAAGAAATTAGCGCCACCATTGGTAACGCTGCTCTCGTCAGAGCCTGAGGTGCAGTATGTGGCTTTACGTAACATTAATTTGATTGTGCAGAAACGCCCCGACATACTTAAGCACGAAATGAAAGTATTCTTCGTCAAGTACAACGATCCCATTTATGTTAAATTGGAAAAACTTGACATCATGATACGTTTGGCTAATCAAACCAACATTGCGCAAGTGCTAAGCGAGCTGAAGGAGTACGCCACAGAGGTGGATGTGGATTTCGTGCGTAAAGCAGTCCGTGCCATTGGACGTTGCGCCATTAAGGtaacatttattgtttttatttttttttataaatgttttgttttggtttgtaattttattttaataatgttttattgcttataaaattttattataaatatttttttaaattgttattataaatttttttttttataaattaacataaattttttttttaatttttatttaaaaatttttttttatactttttttatattataaatattttttttatacatttatattaaaaatattttttgttttgtaatttttattataattctttttttgtaatgtttattataaatattttttttaataaattttttttataaatattttttttttaattttttcaatttttattataaatattttttttttaatttttattataaatattcttttcttttaatttttttttaataaatttttatttttttttttaatgattttttttatacatttttttaaatacatttttattatattattttttttaataattctttttcgaaaattttaggtTGAACCATCTGCTGAGCGCTGCGTTTCCACGCTACTCGATTTGATTCAAACCAAAGTCAACTACGTTGTACAAGAGGCAATTGTCGTCATCAAGGACATCTTCCGCAAGTACCCGAATAAATACGAGAGCATTATCAGCACATTGTGCGAAAATCTCGATACGCTCGATGAGCCTGAGGCACGTGCCTCTATGGTTTGGATCATTGGCGAATATGCCGAACGAATTGACAACGCCGACGAGCTGCTCGATAGTTTCTTGGAAGGCTTCCAAGACGAAAATGCGCAAGTGCAACTGCAACTGCTAACAGCCGTCGTCAAGCTGTTCTTGAAACGTCCTTCTGATACACAAGAGCTAGTGCAGCATGTGCTCTCATTGGCAACGCAAGACTCCGATAACCCCGACTTGCGCGATCGCGGTTTTATATACTGGCGCCTGCTGTCAACCGATCCAGCTGCGGCCAAAGAAGTTGTCTTGGCTGACAAACCGTTGATTTCGGAAGAAACTGATTTGCTCGAGCCTACACTATTGGACGAGCTAATCTGTCACATCAGCTCATTGGCTAGTGTATACCACAAACCGCCCACCGCCTTTGTTGAGGGACGCGGTGCTGGCGTGCGCAAGTCGCTGCCAAATCGTGCGCCAGCAGCCGGCAGTGCCGAGCCAGAGGCTGGTGGCGAAGCTATGGTCATACCGAATCAGGAGTCGCTGATTGGCGACTTGCTGTCTATGGACATTAATGCACCCGCCATGCCTGCGGCTGCGCCAACCACGAGCAATGTTGATTTGCTCGGCGGCGGTTTGGATATTTTGGTAAGCGTATAAGCTTTTAAATggaattattttatgaaaaactatatttttacatGCTTCAGCTTGGCGGCGGTCCAACCGAACCCGCAGCTGGCGGCGCTACCAGCCTGCTCGGTGACATTTTTGGTCTGTCCGGCGCCTCACTCACTGCAGGCGTGCAAATACCGAAAATTGTTTGGCTACCCGCCGAAAAAGGCAAAGGTCTCGAAATACAGGGTTCATTCTCGCGTCGCAATGGTGAAATCTTTATGGACATGACACTAACCAACAAAGCTATGCAGCCAATGAGCGGTTTTGCCATACAATTGAACAAAAACAGCTTCGGTTTGATGCCCGCCTCACCCATGCAAGTGGCACCATTGCCACCAAACCAGACCACTGAAGCCACGCTGCCACTGGGCACACACGGACCGGTGCAACGCATGGAACCAttgaataatttacaaattgctGTCAAGAACAACATAGACATATTCTATTTTGCGTGCTTAGTGCATGGCAATGTGCTCTTTGCCGAGGATGGTCAGCTGGATAAACGTGTGTTCTTGAACACCTGGAAGGAGATACCCGCTGCCAATGAGGTGCAATACAGTCTAAGCGGCGTAATTGGCACCACCGATGGCATTGCCTCGAAAATGACCACCAACAATGTATTTACCATTGCCAAGCGCAACGTCGAGGGTCAGGACATGCTGTATCAATCGCTCAAATTAACCAACAACATTTGGGTACTGCTCGAACTGAAGCTACAGCCGGGCAATCCCGATGCTACGCTCAGTCTAAAGTCGCGTTCGGTGGAGGTGGCAGCGATGATATTCGCCGCCTACGAGGCCATCATACGCTCACCATAAGCGGTCGGGTTGGAGTGCAAAAATGGGGAGCGTTGACAACGCTTGTTAGAATTTAGTGCATAAAATACGCTGTTTATATAACTGTATGCAATTattcaattcaaaatttatgcaaattatcGAAATATAAGTATTCTATAGCAGCGCAAATTTATCGCCCAATTATATATGTAGCTCGTTTCGTTTTCATAAATTGTTGTAAGCAGAATGCTACGAATTGTGAAAAAtgttaatcaaattaaaaaaaattaaaaaattaaaaataaaaaaatatgtgctcTGTCGAAAATTTGTTCGAGTGAAACATTCCTaaccattgaaatttaaaaataattgcgattgcttaaaaaaaaaacaataataatattaatatatattacaaacatacatacatgctatatagatacatatacaatataataaaaagatatttaaaaaattaaaataatgattttgaatttcggaaatttaaaaaaaatgcagttTTGTATAGCGGTTTTTATACCATGAAGAGTGACACAGCAAAATATCCAGTTGAACAAGTTTTAACAGTTAACCAAGAGAAAACAAGtgaaataatatttctatttatttgattttttatactcactttttaaaaaataaattagaaaatatattaacaaacattttaatttaaacatttattttaaaattttctgtggtaaatgaaatatttattttaatattaaaaaaaaacatactattTTTACAGCTACGTCTACTAAAAAATcattctaaatatatattttttaaataaaaaaaacaaatacgaaAGCATTATCAGCACATTGTGCGAAAATCTCAATACGCTCGATGAGCCTGAGGCACGTGCCTCTAAGGTTTGGATCATTGGCGAATATGCCaacgattttttatattttatttttatttttttattaatatatttttttttaaatattaaaaattaaaacaaaatgtagttttttttaaatatttataattcgaAGCCCCTATAAATTATACTGTCATTTTAgttttgtcttttttaattaattaatttttttttgcacaaaagaatattattattttttttattcaaaatttaaagaaaatataaatttttgaaataaaaatcacCTTAAATATATtagctaatatttttaaataactttttttttacacaacaaaatataatcttttaaaaatatattttatataatccacaaatttattccaaaattttaggttgtaaatttttaagaaaacagaATTCTTTTTACTCTTATTTTTcttcaacaaaatatttgtttacaaattttaagtataaaacataaatttttgcacTTAAATCTCctaaaaacttattttgagcaaaaaaaacattataatttttggtattaaaaacttgaagaaaatacaaaattttcaaattgaaattctCTTTAAATACTTTCAATTTACATATCTTATCTTTTTTCATATATCATTTTTGCAGAAAAATATaatcattttgataataaaaatctatagaaaaaaaatttttcaaattgaaatcggcttaaaaatattttcagtttaacTTTTTACGTTTCTTTTTTAACattgtatttcgaaaaaaaaaatattataatttttggtattaaaaattttcaaattgaaattctcttaaaatactttcaatttaCCATTCTTATctcttttcatatataatttttgcaccaaaatttattataattttagctattcaaaatttaatgaaatcagcttataaatattttaattttaacttttttgttcttttttaaaaatttatttggcaaaagaaaataatataatttttgatactcaaaatttaaagaaaataaaaataagaaaatttttcaaactgaAATCCACttaaaaatactttcaatttacctttcttatctttttttaaaatttttttttgcactaaaaaatattaaaatgtttgataTTCTAAATTTAAAGAACATTTTTAAACTGAAAGCTCCTAAATACGTTTAATTTAACTTTCTCATcttattgtaaaatatgtattatttttttgcaaaaaaaaattattatttttgatattcaattttaatgaaaaaaaatttcaaatttaaatcgcctgtaaatatttacagtt
The sequence above is drawn from the Bactrocera oleae isolate idBacOlea1 chromosome 5, idBacOlea1, whole genome shotgun sequence genome and encodes:
- the AP-1-2beta gene encoding AP-1 complex subunit beta-1, translated to MTDSKYFTTTKKGEIFELKSELNNDKKEKKKEAVKKVIASMTVGKDVSALFPDVVNCMQTDNLELKKLVYLYLMNYAKSQPDMAIMAVNTFVKDCEDSNPLIRALAVRTMGCIRVDKITEYLCEPLRKCLKDEDPYVRKTAAVCVAKLYDISSSMVEDQGFLDQLKDLLSDSNPMVVANAVAALSEINEASQSGQPLVEMNSVTINKLLTALNECTEWGQVFILDSLANYSPKDEREAQSICERITPRLAHANAAVVLSAVKVLMKLLEMLSNDSDFCATLTKKLAPPLVTLLSSEPEVQYVALRNINLIVQKRPDILKHEMKVFFVKYNDPIYVKLEKLDIMIRLANQTNIAQVLSELKEYATEVDVDFVRKAVRAIGRCAIKVEPSAERCVSTLLDLIQTKVNYVVQEAIVVIKDIFRKYPNKYESIISTLCENLDTLDEPEARASMVWIIGEYAERIDNADELLDSFLEGFQDENAQVQLQLLTAVVKLFLKRPSDTQELVQHVLSLATQDSDNPDLRDRGFIYWRLLSTDPAAAKEVVLADKPLISEETDLLEPTLLDELICHISSLASVYHKPPTAFVEGRGAGVRKSLPNRAPAAGSAEPEAGGEAMVIPNQESLIGDLLSMDINAPAMPAAAPTTSNVDLLGGGLDILLGGGPTEPAAGGATSLLGDIFGLSGASLTAGVQIPKIVWLPAEKGKGLEIQGSFSRRNGEIFMDMTLTNKAMQPMSGFAIQLNKNSFGLMPASPMQVAPLPPNQTTEATLPLGTHGPVQRMEPLNNLQIAVKNNIDIFYFACLVHGNVLFAEDGQLDKRVFLNTWKEIPAANEVQYSLSGVIGTTDGIASKMTTNNVFTIAKRNVEGQDMLYQSLKLTNNIWVLLELKLQPGNPDATLSLKSRSVEVAAMIFAAYEAIIRSP